A window of the Methanoculleus horonobensis genome harbors these coding sequences:
- a CDS encoding methanogenesis marker 14 protein, with translation MCARFLERFFKPTPHIVESPPPPAISHGAGACVPEYRVKPYFIVASVEMGNTTTKCILTGTSLETGRSYIINKTVTMSRDVRPAKPGETVFGATLDGTELTRESVTELVRDTLIQCHKEAHLSIKDDLDFVVRSTGVVAAMDSPDQVGDFVIALANGCLAAGVPPRKMTPPMSIDNLPPKLRQFSFADKVVFVGAVAGVVPPVGCTGVEMVANEMEGELAMAGIKEGAKWTAVDFRNPCISIDFGTTLDGRITSDVAPDEPNPFAQTTGNFCGLAGAIPDAIVRGTGLVKDRTGTALDLFGDHSIKGTFGGRKRSVVDDYVDRCHEHIDIRIVPPDRTRFGRVPVCADVADKSGVALIGCDCGVNGSGMPALAEIGHEIHEKHGMGVLTEVVDRVCARMALRLIDVAVERGMVPPNSSIGFTGRAAISGKKPEYILEGITERNLYDTPNDHLVFVDDGLARGAALMGRCMNSLGKPKEPLGGVRGGPCIMSRRIKIGK, from the coding sequence ATGTGTGCCCGCTTTTTGGAGCGCTTTTTCAAACCCACGCCGCATATCGTCGAAAGCCCGCCTCCGCCGGCGATCTCCCACGGAGCGGGCGCGTGTGTTCCCGAGTACCGGGTGAAGCCCTATTTTATCGTAGCGTCTGTTGAGATGGGCAACACCACGACAAAGTGCATTCTCACCGGCACGAGCCTTGAGACGGGCAGGTCGTACATCATCAACAAGACCGTGACCATGAGCCGTGATGTGCGGCCAGCGAAGCCCGGTGAAACGGTCTTCGGGGCGACGCTGGACGGGACGGAACTGACGCGGGAGTCGGTCACGGAACTGGTGCGCGACACCCTGATCCAGTGCCACAAGGAAGCTCACCTGAGCATCAAGGACGATCTGGACTTCGTCGTCCGGAGCACCGGTGTCGTGGCGGCAATGGACTCTCCCGACCAGGTCGGGGACTTTGTTATTGCTCTTGCAAACGGCTGCCTCGCCGCCGGCGTCCCTCCGCGGAAGATGACCCCGCCGATGTCGATCGACAACCTCCCGCCGAAACTCCGGCAGTTCTCGTTCGCCGATAAAGTGGTCTTCGTCGGTGCGGTGGCCGGCGTCGTGCCGCCGGTCGGGTGCACCGGCGTCGAGATGGTGGCAAACGAGATGGAAGGGGAACTTGCGATGGCAGGCATCAAGGAGGGCGCCAAATGGACGGCGGTAGACTTCCGCAACCCCTGCATATCCATCGACTTCGGGACGACGCTTGATGGGCGGATCACGAGCGACGTCGCACCCGATGAACCGAATCCGTTCGCCCAGACGACCGGGAACTTCTGCGGGCTCGCGGGCGCCATACCGGACGCGATCGTCCGGGGCACCGGGCTCGTCAAAGACCGGACGGGAACCGCCCTCGACCTCTTTGGCGACCACAGCATCAAGGGCACGTTCGGGGGCAGAAAGCGTTCCGTCGTCGATGATTACGTCGACCGCTGCCACGAGCACATCGATATCCGTATCGTCCCTCCCGACCGGACGAGGTTCGGGCGGGTTCCGGTCTGCGCCGACGTGGCCGATAAGTCGGGCGTCGCTCTCATCGGGTGCGACTGCGGCGTCAACGGCAGTGGAATGCCCGCCCTTGCGGAGATCGGGCACGAGATCCACGAGAAGCACGGCATGGGCGTACTGACCGAGGTCGTCGACCGGGTCTGCGCGAGGATGGCGCTCCGGCTCATCGACGTCGCCGTCGAGAGGGGGATGGTGCCGCCGAACTCGTCGATCGGGTTCACCGGGCGTGCGGCGATATCGGGGAAGAAGCCCGAGTACATCCTCGAGGGCATCACCGAGCGGAACCTCTACGATACCCCGAACGACCACTTGGTCTTCGTGGACGACGGTCTTGCCCGGGGAGCGGCACTGATGGGGAGGTGCATGAACTCGCTCGGGAAACCGAAGGAACCGCTCGGCGGTGTGCGGGGAGGACCATGTATTATGTCCCGCCGGATCAAAATAGGAAAGTAG
- the argF gene encoding ornithine carbamoyltransferase — MKKDFLSILDIDEYELESIVADAVRLKRLKSAGTAHELLRGRSLGMIFEKASTRTRVSFEVGMSDLGGHALFLNPQDMQLGRGEEIRDTARVLARYVDAVMIRAYSHATIEEFARYANIPVVNGLSDRLHPCQVLADIMTLSERFGDLHGLKLAWVGDGNNVCSSWLLSTALTGMEVAVASPSRYRPKDEIVDQARAAGGKVTIVTDPDEAVRDADVLYTDIWVSMGDEQERAERLQALKGYTIDSRLLAQASPDALVMHCLPAHRGEEITDEVMEGPQSIVWDQAENRLHAQKALLVRLIAGGMTSVD, encoded by the coding sequence ATGAAGAAGGATTTTCTCTCGATCCTCGATATCGACGAGTACGAACTCGAGAGCATCGTCGCCGACGCGGTGCGCCTGAAGCGCCTGAAGTCAGCGGGAACCGCGCATGAACTCCTGAGGGGGAGGAGCCTCGGGATGATCTTCGAGAAGGCGTCCACCCGCACCCGGGTCTCGTTCGAGGTAGGGATGTCCGATCTCGGCGGCCACGCGCTCTTCCTGAACCCCCAGGATATGCAACTCGGACGGGGCGAGGAGATCCGGGACACGGCACGGGTGCTTGCCCGTTACGTCGATGCGGTGATGATCCGCGCCTACAGCCACGCCACCATCGAGGAGTTCGCCCGATACGCGAATATTCCGGTCGTCAACGGCCTTTCCGACCGCCTGCACCCCTGCCAGGTGCTGGCCGACATCATGACCTTGAGCGAACGGTTCGGCGACCTTCACGGCCTGAAACTCGCGTGGGTCGGGGACGGCAACAACGTCTGCAGTTCCTGGCTTCTCTCCACCGCCCTGACCGGGATGGAGGTTGCGGTTGCGAGCCCGTCGCGCTACCGGCCGAAGGACGAGATCGTCGACCAGGCACGGGCAGCGGGAGGAAAGGTCACCATCGTCACGGACCCGGACGAAGCGGTCAGGGACGCGGACGTCCTCTACACCGACATCTGGGTCTCGATGGGCGACGAGCAGGAGCGTGCCGAACGGCTGCAGGCGCTCAAGGGCTACACGATAGACTCCCGCCTCCTCGCGCAGGCGTCCCCCGACGCTCTCGTGATGCACTGCCTCCCCGCCCACCGGGGCGAGGAGATCACCGACGAGGTGATGGAAGGGCCGCAGAGCATCGTCTGGGATCAGGCCGAGAACAGGCTCCACGCGCAGAAGGCGCTCCTCGTGCGCCTGATCGCGGGCGGGATGACGTCGGTCGATTGA
- a CDS encoding ABC transporter permease: MQLPKIPIGDAVEALVDWIEQYFGWLLDAISEGLGFLIGGFQSILIAIPAPILIVLVSVLVWFVTRRDIKLAGLTALGLLLIWDLQLWDLAMLTLALVLVSTIVALAISIPLGIAAAGSDALNAALRPILDFMQTMPSFVYLIPAVIFFGIGNVPGTIATVVFAIPPALRLTNLGIRQVPIELIEVADAFGSTPRQKLLKVQLPVALPTIMAGVNQCIMLALSMVVIASMIGARGLGYQVLVGIQRVNIGMGFEAGLAIVIIAIILDRITQNLVPQHNERS, encoded by the coding sequence ATGCAACTGCCTAAAATTCCTATTGGAGACGCCGTCGAAGCGCTCGTCGACTGGATCGAGCAGTACTTCGGCTGGCTGCTCGATGCCATCAGCGAAGGGCTCGGGTTCCTCATCGGCGGGTTTCAGAGCATCCTGATCGCCATACCGGCACCGATCCTGATCGTCCTGGTAAGCGTGCTGGTCTGGTTCGTCACCCGGCGCGATATCAAATTGGCAGGGCTTACCGCGCTCGGCCTGCTGCTGATCTGGGATCTCCAGCTCTGGGACCTCGCCATGCTCACCCTGGCGCTCGTCCTCGTCTCGACGATCGTCGCGCTCGCGATATCGATCCCGCTCGGTATCGCGGCCGCAGGAAGCGACGCGCTCAATGCAGCGCTCCGGCCGATCCTCGACTTCATGCAGACGATGCCCTCGTTCGTGTACCTCATCCCCGCCGTGATCTTCTTCGGCATCGGGAACGTGCCGGGCACCATCGCAACGGTCGTCTTCGCGATACCGCCGGCATTGCGCCTCACCAACCTCGGGATCCGGCAGGTGCCGATCGAACTGATCGAGGTCGCGGACGCGTTCGGCTCGACGCCGCGGCAGAAACTCCTCAAGGTGCAGCTCCCGGTTGCGCTTCCCACCATCATGGCAGGGGTGAACCAGTGCATCATGCTCGCCCTCTCCATGGTCGTCATCGCATCGATGATCGGTGCCAGAGGGCTCGGCTACCAGGTGCTCGTGGGCATCCAGCGGGTGAATATCGGCATGGGGTTCGAGGCGGGGCTTGCCATCGTGATCATCGCGATCATCCTCGACCGGATCACCCAGAACCTCGTGCCGCAGCACAATGAGAGGTCGTGA
- a CDS encoding CDP-2,3-bis-(O-geranylgeranyl)-sn-glycerol synthase: MLPAYVPNSAAALFGGGRPIDLGRTFSDGRRIFGDGKTYRGFFGGVLSGVLVGLIEIWAAAAFDLGALPQQTFLSITLLATGALLGDLAKSFLKRRLGKGRGESWFLADQYDLVVGSFLLILIFDPQWLSWNITIPIAVWIVVMTPLLHRVVNIIGYYIGVKEVPW; encoded by the coding sequence ATGCTTCCGGCATACGTGCCGAACTCAGCGGCTGCACTCTTCGGCGGCGGGAGACCCATCGATCTCGGACGGACGTTCTCCGACGGGAGGAGGATCTTCGGCGACGGAAAGACGTACCGCGGATTCTTTGGCGGCGTCCTCTCGGGGGTGCTGGTAGGTCTCATCGAGATCTGGGCGGCTGCCGCGTTCGATCTAGGTGCTCTTCCCCAGCAGACGTTCCTCTCCATCACCCTCCTCGCGACCGGTGCGCTCCTCGGGGATCTCGCTAAAAGTTTCCTGAAGCGGAGACTGGGGAAGGGACGGGGAGAATCCTGGTTCCTGGCAGACCAGTACGACCTGGTCGTCGGTTCCTTCCTGCTGATCCTCATCTTCGACCCCCAGTGGTTGTCCTGGAACATCACCATCCCCATCGCAGTCTGGATCGTCGTCATGACGCCTCTCCTGCACCGGGTGGTGAACATTATCGGCTATTACATCGGAGTTAAAGAGGTACCATGGTAA
- a CDS encoding argininosuccinate synthase has translation MEKGKVVLAFSGGLDTSICIPLLREHYGFDEIITVAVDVGQPDEEIARATEKGRMLADNHYTIDAKEKFVADCIFPSIRANGSYEGYPMGTALARPLIAEEIVKVAEKEGASKIAHGCTGKGNDQLRFDFIFRASGYDIVAPMREMNLTREWEICYAQDHDIPVTVAKEKPYSIDENCWSRSIEGGKLEDPAFHPPDDIYAWTVSPKDAPDTMEEIRIEFEQGVPVALNGKKMPGLALIRELNRIAGRNGVGRNDMVEDRILGLKAREIYEHPAATVLLAAHSDLERLVLTRSELAFKRIVDDKWSELAYMGLVHEPLFYALDAFVDKTQERANGTVDVGLYKGSVKVLGRSSDSALYSDDLVSFDSTTLDQNHAVGFSNFFGLQARLLKNLKKR, from the coding sequence ATGGAAAAGGGAAAAGTCGTCCTAGCATTTTCGGGAGGTCTCGACACCTCCATCTGTATTCCCCTCCTGCGCGAGCACTACGGGTTCGACGAGATCATCACCGTTGCCGTCGACGTAGGCCAGCCCGATGAGGAGATCGCCCGGGCAACCGAGAAGGGCCGGATGCTTGCAGACAACCACTACACCATCGACGCGAAGGAGAAGTTCGTGGCGGACTGCATCTTCCCCTCGATACGGGCCAACGGGTCGTATGAAGGTTACCCGATGGGCACGGCGCTTGCCCGCCCGCTGATCGCAGAGGAGATCGTGAAGGTCGCAGAGAAGGAAGGCGCCTCGAAGATCGCGCACGGGTGCACCGGGAAAGGAAACGACCAGCTCCGGTTCGACTTCATCTTCAGGGCCTCCGGATACGATATCGTTGCGCCGATGCGGGAGATGAACCTGACCCGCGAGTGGGAGATCTGCTACGCACAGGATCACGATATCCCGGTGACGGTGGCGAAGGAGAAGCCCTACAGCATCGACGAGAACTGCTGGAGCCGGAGCATCGAGGGCGGCAAACTCGAAGATCCCGCCTTCCACCCGCCCGACGATATCTACGCCTGGACGGTCTCGCCGAAGGATGCTCCCGACACAATGGAAGAGATCCGTATCGAGTTCGAGCAGGGCGTTCCGGTCGCTCTCAACGGAAAGAAGATGCCCGGCCTTGCCCTGATCCGGGAACTGAACCGGATCGCCGGAAGGAACGGTGTCGGCCGCAACGATATGGTCGAAGACCGGATCCTCGGCCTGAAGGCCCGCGAGATCTACGAGCACCCGGCCGCGACCGTCCTCCTCGCCGCGCACAGCGACCTCGAGCGCCTCGTCCTGACCCGTTCGGAGCTCGCATTCAAGCGTATCGTCGACGATAAGTGGTCGGAACTCGCCTACATGGGGCTCGTGCACGAACCGCTCTTCTACGCGCTCGATGCGTTCGTCGACAAGACGCAGGAGCGGGCGAACGGCACTGTGGACGTCGGCCTCTACAAGGGTAGCGTGAAGGTGCTCGGACGGAGCTCGGATTCCGCGCTCTACTCGGACGACCTTGTCTCCTTCGACTCGACGACGCTCGACCAGAACCACGCCGTCGGGTTCTCGAATTTCTTCGGCCTGCAGGCTCGCCTGCTCAAAAACCTCAAGAAACGTTGA
- the purD gene encoding phosphoribosylamine--glycine ligase: MDMKVLVVGGGGREHAITRALSCNSDTKIFSVMARKNPGIARVAERVLLQKETNIEKIIPFATDCGVDAAVIGPEAPLEAGIVDHLEAAGIPSLGPTRAAARIETDKAFCRRLMERHGIAGCPDYRVCHDPEEARRFIESYDGDLAVKPIGLTGGKGVRIMGEHVDVAGAVEYAREIGGDVVLEERLVGEEFTLQTFVDGEHLVPMPLVQDHKRAYEGDVGPNTGGMGSYSLADHMLPFVSRRDYEKALRIMEDTVAAMRAEGTPYRGVLYGQFMNTREGPKVIEFNARFGDPEAMNVLSLLDSDFAGIIGHIIEGDLAPSHVRFAKMATVCKYLVPEGYPDAPRADEPLTLGDYGDALLYYASVEERAGTLHTLTSRALAFVGRGETLEEAEAIAEKAASSVSGSVFHRRDIGTPELLEKRCRHMREIA, encoded by the coding sequence ATGGATATGAAAGTACTCGTTGTAGGCGGTGGTGGCAGGGAGCATGCGATCACCAGGGCGCTTTCCTGCAACAGTGACACGAAGATCTTTTCTGTCATGGCACGTAAGAATCCGGGAATTGCCCGGGTCGCGGAGCGGGTGCTCCTCCAAAAAGAGACCAATATCGAGAAGATAATACCATTCGCCACCGATTGCGGAGTCGATGCTGCAGTCATCGGGCCGGAGGCCCCCCTCGAGGCGGGCATCGTCGACCACCTCGAGGCGGCGGGGATACCGTCTCTCGGGCCGACGCGTGCCGCGGCCCGGATCGAGACGGACAAGGCGTTCTGCCGCCGGCTGATGGAGCGGCACGGTATCGCGGGGTGCCCGGATTACCGGGTCTGCCATGACCCGGAGGAGGCGCGGCGATTCATCGAGTCCTACGACGGCGACCTCGCGGTCAAGCCGATCGGGCTCACCGGCGGGAAGGGCGTGCGGATCATGGGCGAACACGTCGATGTGGCGGGAGCGGTCGAGTACGCCCGGGAGATCGGGGGGGACGTCGTCCTGGAAGAACGGCTCGTGGGTGAGGAGTTCACCCTCCAGACGTTCGTCGACGGCGAGCACCTGGTGCCCATGCCGCTCGTGCAGGATCACAAGCGTGCATACGAAGGGGACGTGGGACCGAACACCGGCGGCATGGGCTCCTACTCCCTGGCGGATCACATGCTCCCCTTTGTCTCCCGCCGGGACTACGAGAAAGCCCTCCGGATCATGGAAGATACGGTCGCGGCCATGCGAGCCGAAGGGACGCCATATCGCGGGGTTCTCTACGGCCAGTTCATGAACACCCGCGAAGGCCCGAAAGTCATCGAGTTCAACGCCCGCTTTGGTGACCCCGAGGCCATGAACGTCCTCTCGCTCCTGGATTCGGACTTTGCCGGGATTATCGGCCACATCATCGAGGGCGACCTTGCGCCGTCGCACGTCCGGTTCGCGAAGATGGCGACGGTCTGCAAGTACCTCGTCCCCGAGGGCTACCCCGATGCGCCGAGAGCTGACGAGCCGCTCACCCTCGGCGACTACGGCGACGCCCTGCTCTACTACGCAAGCGTCGAGGAGCGGGCCGGGACGCTCCATACCCTGACGTCGCGGGCGCTCGCGTTCGTCGGGAGGGGCGAGACGCTCGAGGAGGCCGAGGCGATAGCCGAGAAGGCGGCGTCTTCCGTCTCGGGAAGCGTCTTTCACCGCAGAGACATCGGCACCCCCGAGCTCCTCGAAAAGCGGTGCCGCCACATGAGGGAGATTGCATGA
- a CDS encoding pyridoxamine 5'-phosphate oxidase family protein, translating to MVALSGDVKEIFTKTKVMPMATASKDGVPNVAPMASIQLVGDDTVWIMDNYMVKTLENLKENPVTALYFYDQETKRCFQVKGDTEIKTSGPDYEKFRDQVRTKGHQYPAKSLIVITITDVFECTPGKEAGKKVL from the coding sequence ATGGTTGCGCTTTCAGGTGATGTTAAAGAGATTTTTACAAAGACCAAAGTCATGCCGATGGCCACCGCGTCGAAGGACGGTGTTCCGAACGTAGCGCCGATGGCATCGATCCAGCTCGTCGGCGACGACACTGTCTGGATCATGGACAACTACATGGTAAAGACGCTTGAGAACCTCAAAGAGAACCCTGTCACGGCACTCTACTTCTATGACCAGGAGACCAAGCGCTGCTTCCAGGTGAAGGGTGATACGGAGATCAAGACGTCCGGCCCCGATTACGAGAAGTTCCGCGACCAGGTCAGGACGAAGGGCCACCAGTACCCGGCGAAGTCGCTCATCGTCATCACAATCACCGACGTCTTCGAGTGCACGCCGGGAAAAGAAGCCGGGAAGAAGGTGCTCTAG
- a CDS encoding quaternary amine ABC transporter ATP-binding protein, with protein sequence MKLEGSIIFEEIPIEYTRSLQPIISIRDLTKVFGQDPEKALELHRTGRSKQEIYEETGSTLALDDVSFDVMPGETFVLMGLSGSGKSTLLRCINRLIEPTAGKIMLDGEDIVGMGQEELRTTRRSKLGMIFQSFALLPHKTVLDNVAFGLEIQGVPAEERHTKAEEVLQMVGLGGYGGSMPGELSGGMKQRVGLARALTSDPDVLLMDEAFSALDPLIRRDMQDELLDLQQRLGKTIIFVTHDLDEALKLGDRIALMKDGAIVQIGTPEEILTNPENAYVEKFVADVDLTRVLSASDVMRRPEPVAQCTAGPRVALHLMEEHDIPGIFVVTRQRLLRGRVTLDDAALAVKKGKQLADILITDVPIVAPDASLSDIISLIVESPYPVAVVDDTGRLRGVISRGAILAALARKGEDVNATA encoded by the coding sequence GTGAAGCTGGAGGGTTCCATCATTTTTGAGGAGATACCCATAGAGTACACAAGATCATTACAACCAATAATCAGCATCAGGGACCTGACCAAGGTATTTGGGCAGGACCCGGAAAAGGCACTGGAACTCCATAGAACAGGCCGCTCGAAACAGGAGATCTACGAGGAGACCGGCTCGACGCTGGCCCTCGATGACGTTTCGTTCGACGTCATGCCGGGCGAGACGTTCGTGCTGATGGGGCTGTCCGGAAGCGGGAAATCAACGCTTCTCCGCTGCATCAACCGGCTCATTGAACCCACTGCGGGCAAAATAATGCTTGACGGCGAGGACATCGTCGGCATGGGCCAGGAAGAACTCCGAACGACCCGGCGGAGCAAGCTCGGGATGATCTTCCAGAGTTTTGCTCTCCTCCCGCACAAGACAGTTCTCGACAACGTCGCCTTCGGCCTTGAGATCCAGGGCGTTCCGGCGGAAGAACGGCACACAAAAGCCGAGGAAGTGCTCCAGATGGTGGGGCTCGGGGGCTACGGGGGAAGCATGCCCGGGGAGCTCTCCGGCGGCATGAAGCAGCGTGTCGGGCTCGCCCGCGCGCTCACCAGCGACCCGGATGTACTCCTGATGGACGAGGCGTTCAGCGCTCTCGACCCCCTTATCCGCAGGGACATGCAGGACGAACTGCTGGATCTCCAGCAGCGGCTCGGCAAGACGATCATCTTCGTCACCCACGACCTCGACGAGGCATTGAAACTCGGCGACCGGATCGCCCTGATGAAGGACGGCGCAATCGTGCAGATCGGCACGCCGGAAGAGATCCTGACGAACCCCGAGAACGCCTACGTCGAGAAGTTCGTTGCCGACGTAGACCTCACGAGGGTTCTCTCGGCAAGCGACGTGATGCGGCGCCCCGAGCCGGTCGCCCAGTGCACCGCGGGCCCGAGGGTTGCCCTGCACCTCATGGAGGAGCACGACATCCCCGGGATATTCGTGGTCACGCGCCAGCGCCTGCTCCGTGGACGGGTTACGCTCGACGACGCCGCCCTGGCGGTCAAGAAGGGTAAGCAGCTCGCCGACATCCTCATCACCGACGTTCCCATCGTGGCTCCCGATGCATCGCTCTCCGACATCATCTCGCTGATCGTCGAGAGTCCCTACCCTGTGGCGGTGGTGGACGATACCGGCAGGCTCCGGGGTGTCATATCGCGCGGCGCCATACTCGCCGCTCTGGCAAGAAAGGGGGAGGATGTGAATGCAACTGCCTAA
- a CDS encoding glycine betaine ABC transporter substrate-binding protein, with the protein MVRKIGSLLALTGLILTLCLFSAGCTGTETEAKKVSIGYVTWDCAIASSNVMKQVFEEAGYDVEMVAVDAGPLFQALASGDVDFTTTGWLPHTHEHYWEQYGDQIDYVNENIPGAARIGLVVPTYVTIDSIEEMNDVSDQFGGRIVGIEPGAGIMTRTEQAIDEYDLNYELVASSSAGMATELSSSINNEEWVVVTGWSPHWKFGRFDLKFLEDPKGVYGGAEDVVTLARQGLAEDDPEAHAILERFEWTAEDIALVMTDIEGGMSEEEAAQKWVDANRDKVDVWLGNA; encoded by the coding sequence ATGGTTCGAAAAATTGGAAGCCTGCTCGCACTGACGGGCTTAATTCTGACACTCTGCCTCTTCTCTGCCGGCTGCACCGGTACGGAAACTGAGGCAAAAAAGGTCAGCATCGGCTACGTCACGTGGGACTGTGCAATTGCCAGCAGCAACGTGATGAAGCAGGTCTTTGAAGAAGCGGGATACGATGTCGAAATGGTCGCAGTCGACGCAGGACCGCTCTTCCAGGCGCTCGCCAGCGGGGACGTCGACTTCACGACGACCGGATGGCTCCCCCACACCCACGAGCACTACTGGGAGCAGTACGGCGACCAGATCGATTACGTCAATGAAAATATCCCCGGCGCGGCACGTATCGGGCTTGTCGTCCCGACTTACGTGACCATCGACTCGATCGAGGAGATGAACGACGTCTCGGATCAGTTCGGCGGCAGGATCGTCGGCATCGAGCCCGGTGCGGGCATCATGACCCGGACCGAACAGGCCATCGATGAGTACGATCTCAACTACGAGCTGGTTGCGAGCAGCAGCGCCGGCATGGCAACTGAACTTTCCTCCTCCATCAACAACGAGGAGTGGGTCGTGGTGACCGGATGGTCGCCGCACTGGAAGTTCGGCCGCTTCGACCTCAAGTTCCTCGAAGACCCGAAGGGCGTCTACGGCGGGGCCGAGGACGTCGTGACTCTCGCGCGCCAGGGTCTGGCGGAAGACGACCCGGAGGCCCACGCCATCCTTGAGCGGTTCGAGTGGACTGCCGAGGACATCGCGTTGGTCATGACCGATATCGAGGGCGGCATGTCCGAAGAGGAAGCCGCGCAGAAGTGGGTCGACGCCAACCGCGACAAGGTCGACGTCTGGCTCGGGAACGCATAA
- the pyrE gene encoding orotate phosphoribosyltransferase translates to MVNPIATLLLECGAIEFGEFVLASGARSSYYIDIKAATTNPAVLGEIGRAIAEEEEFEMVAGVAVGAIPIAVAVSLASGRPYAIIRKEAKDHGKAGTIIGNVAGKNVLLVEDVTTSGGSALYGLEALRAAGAHVDRVMTVVDREAGAREALAEKGASLLALVRVSELLDG, encoded by the coding sequence ATGGTAAACCCAATCGCGACACTGTTGCTTGAGTGCGGGGCTATCGAGTTCGGGGAGTTCGTCCTCGCCTCAGGAGCCCGGAGTTCTTACTACATCGACATAAAGGCTGCGACGACGAATCCCGCCGTCCTTGGAGAGATCGGGAGAGCCATTGCCGAAGAGGAGGAGTTCGAGATGGTCGCCGGGGTGGCGGTCGGCGCCATACCGATCGCCGTCGCCGTCTCGCTCGCGAGCGGCCGGCCGTACGCGATCATCAGGAAAGAAGCCAAAGATCACGGCAAAGCCGGGACGATCATCGGCAATGTTGCCGGGAAGAACGTGCTGCTGGTCGAGGACGTGACCACATCCGGGGGGAGCGCTCTCTACGGTCTTGAGGCTCTTCGTGCCGCGGGCGCGCACGTCGACCGGGTAATGACCGTCGTCGACCGTGAAGCGGGCGCTCGCGAGGCACTTGCAGAAAAAGGCGCGTCTCTTCTTGCACTTGTGCGGGTCAGCGAGCTGCTGGACGGATAA